The following nucleotide sequence is from bacterium.
GGCATCCGGGGTGGCATTCATATCTAATTCTACTCCCTGAAGATCTTTAGCCCGGACGCGAATTAGTTCCTTCTCTACGGTTATTTCTGCCCCCATCTGTCTAAGGTAATCCACCACTGCCTTGTCCCCCTGAGAATCGTTCATATCCAGTTCACGAAGCACCACCTCATTTTCACCCAGAGCGCCAGCCCCTAAGAAGAAGGTAGCCGAAGAAAAATCGGCTGGAATGCGGCGATTAACCGTCTGGTAGCGCTGCCCGCCCGGGATGTGAAATTCACGCATCTCATCGTGTTCTAATCTGATGCCCTGCCACTTAAGCCAATCCAGAGTCATTTGGATGTAGGGCTGTTCATTGAGCACCGGGACATTTACCGTGGTATCTCCGTCACTTAGGGGGGTATTGATTAATAAGCTGGTCACATACTGACTGGTTACGGCTTCAATAGAGGTTTGCCCGCCCCTGAGTCGGCCTTCAACCACAAAGGGCGCACAGCCATTATCCCGGGTTGACCGGACTGAAGCCCCCAGTTCATTGAGGGATTTAGCCAAAGGCCCGGCCGGTCGGCGACGAATCTGGGCGTCTCCGGTTAACACGGCCATTCCTTCCTGAAGAAGCGCACAAGATCCAAGGCCGACCCTTAGACTTGTCCCCGAATTCTGGACGTTAATTACATCATCAGGCGCCTTCAGTCTTCCTCCAGTGCCAATCACATGCCAGATATCCGGTTTTAGGTCAATGACCGCCCCTAAGTTCCGATAGGCCTCCACCGCGGCCAAGGTATCGTAGGAGTGAAGGGGGGCCAAAATACGGCTTTCCCCTTCTGCCAGGCCGGCAATAGCCACGGCACGAATGGTGTGCGATTTAGACCCTGGAATCGTCACCTCTCCACAAAGTCGTGATCTTCGACAAATAAACTTCATTGACTTATCCCCTGTATCGTCCGCGAGAAGAGCCTCGAGGCTGGATCCAGCATCGAGCCTCGAGGACTGTTTGGTGGCGGCAGGAGGCCGCCATATGATCACTTATTTAGAAAGTTACCACAAGACGCACTTCTTGTCAAGATTTTTATAGAAGCCGGTTACTTGAGAAGTAACTATTCAGCCACGGATTTACACGGATGAAACACTGATTTCTATTTTATCCGGACTAATCCAGTTAATCAGTGGCTGAATAGTTACCTTGAGAAATCGAATTACAACGGCTAACCTCTGCCTCCAGATAGCCGTATCTGACTCGGACGCCTATCTTACCGCCCACTTCTACCTGAGCAGGGTCTCTAACCACTTCCTGGCCGGGCAGCTTAAAGGTAATGCTGTAACCACGATCAAGAGCGGCCATCGGGCTAAGGGTATCCAGGCGGTCTTCCAGGCTTTTAAG
It contains:
- the aroA gene encoding 3-phosphoshikimate 1-carboxyvinyltransferase is translated as MKFICRRSRLCGEVTIPGSKSHTIRAVAIAGLAEGESRILAPLHSYDTLAAVEAYRNLGAVIDLKPDIWHVIGTGGRLKAPDDVINVQNSGTSLRVGLGSCALLQEGMAVLTGDAQIRRRPAGPLAKSLNELGASVRSTRDNGCAPFVVEGRLRGGQTSIEAVTSQYVTSLLINTPLSDGDTTVNVPVLNEQPYIQMTLDWLKWQGIRLEHDEMREFHIPGGQRYQTVNRRIPADFSSATFFLGAGALGENEVVLRELDMNDSQGDKAVVDYLRQMGAEITVEKELIRVRAKDLQGVELDMNATPDALPMMAVVGCFARGTTTLANVPQARIKETDRLAVMCQELSRMGARVRELKDGLVIEESKLKGTEVHGHDDHRVVMALAVAGLACEGETVIDSAEAVGVTFPTFLESMTSLGASLTYQEE